A region from the Alnus glutinosa chromosome 5, dhAlnGlut1.1, whole genome shotgun sequence genome encodes:
- the LOC133869443 gene encoding dihydrolipoyllysine-residue succinyltransferase component of 2-oxoglutarate dehydrogenase complex 1, mitochondrial-like isoform X1 — protein sequence MYTQTFPLSFLLISERKTTKKLHLLLSREIDTGNIMWAIIRRKVATGGSSASVFERSLLVARPANAQATRGYTATVKETLLLGRGSRSLGNAVRRSCLGCPVSSKTVREIVSFLHTDSPIYIQHRSFSSDNGGLVDAVVPFMGESITDGTLANFLKQPGDHVEVDEPIAQIETDKVTIDVASPETGVLQKFVAKEGDTVEPGTKIAVISKSGEGLSHVAPSEKLPSKAASKPSAEKKKADKEKRKEETSLPKPQAETSPPKPKAPSPPRPKPSATELQLPPKERERRVPMTRLRKRVATRLKDSQNTFAMLTTFNEVDMTNLMKLRSDYKDAFVEKHGVKLGLMSGFIKAAVSGLQNQPIINAVIDGDDIIYRDYIDISIAVGTPKGLVVPVIRNAEKMNFAEIEKEINTLAKKANDGSISIDEMAGGSFTISNGGVYGSLLSTPIINPPQSAILGMHSIVNRPMVVGGEIVSRPMMYIALTYDHRLIDGREAVFFLRRIKDVVEDPRRLLLDI from the exons GGAAATTGATACGGGCAATATTATGTGGGCGATCATAAGGCGAAAAGTTGCCACCGGAGGCTCCTCCGCTTCG GTTTTCGAACGGTCGTTGCTGGTGGCTCGGCCTGCAAACGCGCAGGCGACGCGCGGTTACACTGCCACAGTCAAAGAG ACATTGCTTCTTGGAAGAGGCTCAAGAAGTTTAGGCAATGCTGTTCGCCGTAGTTGTCTAG GTTGTCCCGTTAGTTCAAAGACAGTAAG GGAAATTGTGTCATTTCTTCACACAGATTCTCCTATCTATATTCAGCATAGATCATTTTCTTCCGATAATG GTGGTCTGGTTGATGCTGTAGTGCCCTTCATGGGTGAATCCATCACCGATGGGACTCTAGCAAATTTTTTAAAGC AACCTGGTGATCATGTAGAGGTTGATGAGCCTATTGCCCAGATAGAAACTGATAAG GTTACAATTGATGTGGCTAGCCCTGAGACTGGTGTTCTCCAAAAG tTTGTTGCCAAAGAAGGTGATACTGTGGAACCAGGTACCAAGATAGCTGTTATCTCAAAGTCTGGTGAAGGTCTATCACATGTTGCCCCATCAGAGAAACTGCCTAGCAAGGCTGCTTCTAAGCCatctgcagaaaagaaaaaggcagaCAAGGAAAAACGTAAGGAAGAAACCTCTCTTCCTAAGCCTCAAGCTGAAACTTCTCCTCCTAAGCCTAAAGCTCCTTCTCCACCACGCCCTAAACCTTCAGCAACTGAACTTCAACTTCCTCCCaaagaaagggagagaaga GTTCCAATGACAAGACTGAGGAAACGTGTTGCAACTCGATTGAAAGACTCTCAAAACACTTTTGCTATGCTGACTACTTTCAATGAAGTAGATAT GACTAATCTGATGAAGCTTCGCTCTGATTATAAAGATGCTTTTGTTGAGAAGCATGGGGTGAAGTTAGGACTTATGTCAGGATTTATTAAA GCTGCTGTAAGTGGGCTCCAGAATCAGCCAATTATCAATGCTGTCATTGACGGGGATGACATCATTTATAGAGATTATATTGATATTAGTATTGCTGTTGGCACTCCAAAG GGCCTTGTTGTTCCGGTTATCCGCAATGCTGAGAAAATGAACTTTGCTGAGATAGAGAAGGAGATCAACACCCTTGCAAAGAAGGCAAATGATGGCTCTATATCAATTGATGAGATGGCTGGAGGCTCATTCACGATATCTAATGGTGGCGTCTATGGAAGCCTTTTAAGTACCCCAATCATCAATCCCCCTCAG TCGGCCATCCTGGGCATGCACTCGATTGTGAACCGTCCAATGGTTGTTGGTGGGGAAATTGTTTCCAGGCCGATGATGTATATTGCCCTAACATATGACCATCGACTAATTGATGGAAGAGAGGCAGTCTTCTTCTTGCGTCGTATTAAAGACGTCGTGGAGGACCCTCGGAGGTTGCTTCTTGATATATGA
- the LOC133869443 gene encoding dihydrolipoyllysine-residue succinyltransferase component of 2-oxoglutarate dehydrogenase complex 1, mitochondrial-like isoform X2, with translation MWAIIRRKVATGGSSASVFERSLLVARPANAQATRGYTATVKETLLLGRGSRSLGNAVRRSCLGCPVSSKTVREIVSFLHTDSPIYIQHRSFSSDNGGLVDAVVPFMGESITDGTLANFLKQPGDHVEVDEPIAQIETDKVTIDVASPETGVLQKFVAKEGDTVEPGTKIAVISKSGEGLSHVAPSEKLPSKAASKPSAEKKKADKEKRKEETSLPKPQAETSPPKPKAPSPPRPKPSATELQLPPKERERRVPMTRLRKRVATRLKDSQNTFAMLTTFNEVDMTNLMKLRSDYKDAFVEKHGVKLGLMSGFIKAAVSGLQNQPIINAVIDGDDIIYRDYIDISIAVGTPKGLVVPVIRNAEKMNFAEIEKEINTLAKKANDGSISIDEMAGGSFTISNGGVYGSLLSTPIINPPQSAILGMHSIVNRPMVVGGEIVSRPMMYIALTYDHRLIDGREAVFFLRRIKDVVEDPRRLLLDI, from the exons ATGTGGGCGATCATAAGGCGAAAAGTTGCCACCGGAGGCTCCTCCGCTTCG GTTTTCGAACGGTCGTTGCTGGTGGCTCGGCCTGCAAACGCGCAGGCGACGCGCGGTTACACTGCCACAGTCAAAGAG ACATTGCTTCTTGGAAGAGGCTCAAGAAGTTTAGGCAATGCTGTTCGCCGTAGTTGTCTAG GTTGTCCCGTTAGTTCAAAGACAGTAAG GGAAATTGTGTCATTTCTTCACACAGATTCTCCTATCTATATTCAGCATAGATCATTTTCTTCCGATAATG GTGGTCTGGTTGATGCTGTAGTGCCCTTCATGGGTGAATCCATCACCGATGGGACTCTAGCAAATTTTTTAAAGC AACCTGGTGATCATGTAGAGGTTGATGAGCCTATTGCCCAGATAGAAACTGATAAG GTTACAATTGATGTGGCTAGCCCTGAGACTGGTGTTCTCCAAAAG tTTGTTGCCAAAGAAGGTGATACTGTGGAACCAGGTACCAAGATAGCTGTTATCTCAAAGTCTGGTGAAGGTCTATCACATGTTGCCCCATCAGAGAAACTGCCTAGCAAGGCTGCTTCTAAGCCatctgcagaaaagaaaaaggcagaCAAGGAAAAACGTAAGGAAGAAACCTCTCTTCCTAAGCCTCAAGCTGAAACTTCTCCTCCTAAGCCTAAAGCTCCTTCTCCACCACGCCCTAAACCTTCAGCAACTGAACTTCAACTTCCTCCCaaagaaagggagagaaga GTTCCAATGACAAGACTGAGGAAACGTGTTGCAACTCGATTGAAAGACTCTCAAAACACTTTTGCTATGCTGACTACTTTCAATGAAGTAGATAT GACTAATCTGATGAAGCTTCGCTCTGATTATAAAGATGCTTTTGTTGAGAAGCATGGGGTGAAGTTAGGACTTATGTCAGGATTTATTAAA GCTGCTGTAAGTGGGCTCCAGAATCAGCCAATTATCAATGCTGTCATTGACGGGGATGACATCATTTATAGAGATTATATTGATATTAGTATTGCTGTTGGCACTCCAAAG GGCCTTGTTGTTCCGGTTATCCGCAATGCTGAGAAAATGAACTTTGCTGAGATAGAGAAGGAGATCAACACCCTTGCAAAGAAGGCAAATGATGGCTCTATATCAATTGATGAGATGGCTGGAGGCTCATTCACGATATCTAATGGTGGCGTCTATGGAAGCCTTTTAAGTACCCCAATCATCAATCCCCCTCAG TCGGCCATCCTGGGCATGCACTCGATTGTGAACCGTCCAATGGTTGTTGGTGGGGAAATTGTTTCCAGGCCGATGATGTATATTGCCCTAACATATGACCATCGACTAATTGATGGAAGAGAGGCAGTCTTCTTCTTGCGTCGTATTAAAGACGTCGTGGAGGACCCTCGGAGGTTGCTTCTTGATATATGA
- the LOC133867680 gene encoding aminomethyltransferase, mitochondrial, whose protein sequence is MRGAGLWQLGQSITRRLAQADKKTVARRYFSAEGELKKTVLHDFHVAHGGKMVPFAGWSMPIQYKDSIMDSTLNCRQHGGLFDVSHMCGLSLKGKDCVTFLEKLVIADVAGLAHGTGTLTVFTNEKGGAIDDSVITKVNDHHIYLVVNAGCRDKDLAHIEEHMKAFKAKGGDVSWHIHDERSLLALQGPLAGPVLQHLTKDDLSKLYFGEFRILDINGALCFLTRTGYTGEDGFEISVPSEHGLDLAKAILEKSEGKVRLTGLGARDSLRLEAGLCLYGNDMEQHTTPVEAGLTWAIGKRRRAEGGFLGAEVILKQLEEGPSVRRAGFFSSGPPPRSHCEIQDDKGKGIGEVTSGGFSPCLKKNIAMGYVKSGSHKAGTKVKIVIRGKTYDGVVTKMPFVPTKYYKPS, encoded by the exons ATGAGAGGAGCGGGTTTGTGGCAACTTGGGCAATCAATAACCCGGCGTCTTGCACAGGCTGATAAGAAGACTGTAGCTCGCCGATACTTTTCTGCAGAAGGAGAGCTAAAAAAAACAGTTCTTCATGACTTCCATGTCGCCCATGGCGGGAAGATGGTGCCATTTGCTGGATGGAGCATGCCCATCCAATACAAGGACTCAATCATGGACTCTACTCTGAATTGTAGGCAGCATGGTGGACTTTTTGATGTATCCCATATGTGTGGGTTGAGCCTCAAGGGGAAGGACTGTGTAACTTTCCTTGAAAAGCTTGTCATTGCTGATGTCGCTGGGCTAGCCCATGGAACTGGGACACTAACTGTCTTTACAAATGAGAAGGGAGGAGCAATTGATGATTCAGTGATCACCAAGGTCAATGATCATCACATATACCTGGTCGTCAATGCAGGGTGTAGGGATAAGGATCTGGCTCACATTGAGGAGCATATGAAGGCATTCAAGGCCAAAGGTGGGGATGTCTCATGGCACATCCATGATGAGAGGTCTCTTCTAGCTCTCCAG GGTCCTCTGGCTGGCCCAGTTCTTCAGCACCTGACGAAAGACGACTTGAGCAAGCTTTACTTTGGGGAGTTCCGTATATTGGATATCAATGGAGCACTCTGCTTTCTAACTAGGACAGG GTACACCGGAGAAGATGGTTTTGAAATCTCAGTTCCTTCTGAGCATGGGCTGGATCTTGCCAAAGCAATCTTGGAGAAATCTGAAGGTAAGGTAAGGTTGACAGGTCTGGGTGCCAGAGACAGTCTGCGACTTGAAGCCGGGCTCTGTTTATATGGTAACGACATGGAGCAACATACAACTCCTGTTGAGGCAGGACTCACTTGGGCCATAGGAAAGAGAAGAAGGGCTGAAGGTGGTTTCCTAGGTGCTGAGGTGATACTCAAGCAACTTGAAGAAGGTCCGTCCGTGAGACGTGCCGGGTTTTTCTCCTCCGGACCACCTCCAAGAAGCCACTGTGAAATTCAGGATGATAAAGGAAAGGGCATTGGGGAAGTCACCAGTGGAGGATTTAGTCCCTGCCTTAAGAAGAACATAGCCATGGGGTATGTGAAATCTGGATCACACAAGGCCGGCACCAAAGTTAAGATTGTGATTCGAGGAAAGACCTACGATGGGGTTGTCACGAAAATGCCATTTGTACCAACAAAATACTACAAGCCATCCTAA
- the LOC133867681 gene encoding uncharacterized protein LOC133867681 isoform X1 — translation MLMMYAQGAITLYEASPCKITHANSLVNTTTTICPRQLRNPCNNVLHTSALSWEGRDQFKTHHVLHHVASKRWLCRLHDSISADGDDEYRSSRNIAISLFKRFKNAVDRGGGDNLNEFISAGVNAYALGCTDEGLRKELNDMKESGVEIEAMQSYGGTTSLKSKIILEEVDECILWLSIIFITILCTPQPTIVRWSSTPPVSDEVRLQWKGFCAIIANAYFLRGMAWLPVKTLQLEQMAVAGRAEEPSVVASRMRLVFSTLEVVSPQWPRV, via the exons ATGCTGATGATGTATGCTCAGGGAGCTATAACATTATATGAGGCATCTCCGTGCAAGATTACCCATGCGAATTCCTTGGTTAATACTACTACTACAATCTGTCCAAGACAATTAAGAAATCCATGTAATAATGTACTGCATACTTCCGCACTTTCTTGGGAAGGCCGTGATCAGTTTAAGACCCATCATGTATTGCACCACGTAGCTTCAAAGAGATGGCTG TGCCGGTTGCATGATTCGATTTCGGCGGATGGTGATGATGAGTACCGCTCCTCACGCAACATAGCAATCAGTTTGTTTAAGCGATTCAAGAATGCCGTTGATCGGGGAGGAGGTGACAACCTAAAT GAGTTCATCAGTGCTGGGGTGAATGCCTATGCACTGGGCTGTACTGATGAAGGATTAAGGAAAGAACTTAATGATATGAAGGAATCTGGTGTTGAAATTGAAGCAATGCAGAGTTATGGTGGAACCACCAGTTTGAAGTCCAAGATTATCTTGGAAGAG GTTGATGAGTGCATTCTGTGGTTGAGTATTATATTCATCACCATCTTGTGTACACCACAACCAACTATTGTTCGATGGTCATCTACACCTCCAGTGTCTGATGAAGTGAGGCTTCAGTGGAAAGGCTTTTGTGCTATTATAGCAAATGCATACTTTTTGAGGGGAATGGCATG GCTTCCAGTAAAGACTCTTCAGCTAGAGCAAATGGCAGTGGCGGGACGAGCCGAGGAGCCATCAGTTGTTGCTAGCCGAATGCGGTTAGTGTTTAGCACACTTGAG GTGGTGAGTCCACAGTGGCCTAGAGTATAG
- the LOC133867681 gene encoding uncharacterized protein LOC133867681 isoform X2 produces the protein MPLIGEEEFISAGVNAYALGCTDEGLRKELNDMKESGVEIEAMQSYGGTTSLKSKIILEEVDECILWLSIIFITILCTPQPTIVRWSSTPPVSDEVRLQWKGFCAIIANAYFLRGMAWLPVKTLQLEQMAVAGRAEEPSVVASRMRLVFSTLEVVSPQWPRV, from the exons ATGCCGTTGATCGGGGAGGAG GAGTTCATCAGTGCTGGGGTGAATGCCTATGCACTGGGCTGTACTGATGAAGGATTAAGGAAAGAACTTAATGATATGAAGGAATCTGGTGTTGAAATTGAAGCAATGCAGAGTTATGGTGGAACCACCAGTTTGAAGTCCAAGATTATCTTGGAAGAG GTTGATGAGTGCATTCTGTGGTTGAGTATTATATTCATCACCATCTTGTGTACACCACAACCAACTATTGTTCGATGGTCATCTACACCTCCAGTGTCTGATGAAGTGAGGCTTCAGTGGAAAGGCTTTTGTGCTATTATAGCAAATGCATACTTTTTGAGGGGAATGGCATG GCTTCCAGTAAAGACTCTTCAGCTAGAGCAAATGGCAGTGGCGGGACGAGCCGAGGAGCCATCAGTTGTTGCTAGCCGAATGCGGTTAGTGTTTAGCACACTTGAG GTGGTGAGTCCACAGTGGCCTAGAGTATAG
- the LOC133867679 gene encoding uncharacterized protein LOC133867679 — MADVVQYRLERMVDELDDLERRGLFTRLEIAEIVKQRRKYEYRLKRPSPLKQDYLAYIDYETQLDALRRLRKKAVARELGAKGNKKKKQSFSDFAGVSRIVEIYRLAVTRFKGDIGLWFRYLEFCRQRRNGRMKKVLAQVIRFHPKVPGVWIYAAAWEFDHNLNVEAARALMQSGLRVCPTSEDLWVEYLRMELTYLNKLKARKVALGEDEGTLVRDNRLADEKQWRDENKESFMSLTDEKENDGGLNVENEDSKMKLDLFRQQGLSVLRTVYSTAVEALPSSFSLRKRLFEILEAMDLAQSEEMRKEMLNDMKRDFSTEPEYWDWLARLEIVDPRSTQEMSEGETVLSQTQKAVQVYEEALKNVPSAMMFNLYAKFLMAVIVPQEEENQNSVLSSPTVDYISHLLTVYEKAETMGCITEDLACQHISFYLQLGRLDEARKLAAKLCSGKLSDSVQLWLLRVSIEIRSVTKDSPSPSKADLLSIFELLRKVLTNVSISKAESLWLMALKFFANQKHIFEKLVDMSLFSLAKDGGSDNGFSLSSAIINFVLQKDGIQHAREMYKRFLALPRPGLVIYRNCIELESNLASSGDKDGLVNARKIYESALATYDQNVSLWQDYHSMEIKMGTSETATAVHWRARKTLKDTTALIASPDL, encoded by the exons ATGGCTGACGTTGTGCAGTACCGGCTAGAGCGCATGGTGGACGAGCTCGACGACCTCGAGCGGCGTGGGCTGTTCACGCGCCTCGAGATCGCCGAGATCGTCAAGCAGCGGCGTAAGTACGAGTACCGGCTCAAGCGGCCGAGCCCGCTCAAGCAAGACTACCTGGCCTACATTGACTACGAGACCCAGCTCGACGCGCTTCGCCGCCTCAGGAAGAAGGCAGTGGCGCGTGAGCTCGGGGCCAAGGgcaacaagaaaaagaagcagTCCTTCTCGGACTTCGCCGGCGTGTCGAGGATCGTGGAGATTTATCGGCTCGCGGTTACGAGGTTTAAGGGCGATATCGGGTTGTGGTTTCGGTACCTTGAGTTTTGTAGGCAGAGAAGGAATGGGAGGATGAAGAAG GTCCTGGCCCAGGTGATAAGGTTTCATCCTAAGGTCCCGGGAGTTTGGATTTATGCTGCAGCTTGGGAATTCGACCATAACTTAAATGTCGAGGCGGCACGTGCTCTCATGCAGAGCGGTTTGAGAGTGTGCCCGACTTCCGAAGACCTGTGGGTAGAATATCTTCGGATGGAACTCACTTACCTTAATAAGTTAAAGGCCCGGAAGGTTGCACTTGGAGAGGATGAAGGAACTCTGGTCCGTGATAATAGACTTGCTGATGAAAAACAATGGAGAGATGAAAACAAGGAGTCATTTATGTCTCTTacagatgaaaaagaaaatgatggtggATTGAATGTTGAAAATGAGGATTCAAAGATGAAATTAGATTTGTTTCGACAGCAAGGATTGAGTGTTCTACGAACTGTCTATAGTACAGCTGTTGAAGCTCTCCCTTCTAGTTTTAGCCTGAGAAAAAGGTTGTTTGAGATATTGGAAGCGATGGACCTAGCACAGTCAGAAGAAATGCGTAAGGAGATGCTAAATGACATGAAGAGAGACTTTTCAACAGAACCTGAATACTGGGACTGGCTTGCAAGACTTGAAATTGTTGATCCCAGAAGTACACAAGAGATGAGTGAAGGAGAAACTGTGCTTTCTCAGACGCAAAAAGCAGTTCAG GTTTATGAGGAAGCTTTAAAAAATGTTCCTTCAGCCATGATGTTTAACCTGTATGCAAAGTTTTTGATGGCTGTTATTGTTCCCCAAGAAGAGGAGAACCAAAATTCTGTGTTATCTAGTCCTACTGTAGATTATATTTCACATCTCTTGACGGTATATGAGAAGGCTGAGACAATGGGATGCATTACTGAGGATCTTGCTTGCCAacatatttcattttatttgcaATTGGGAAGATTGGACGAAGCTAGGAAACTGGCAGCAAAGCTTTGCAGTGGAAAATTATCAGATTCAGTACAGCTATGGCTATTAAGGGTCTCAATAGAAATTAGAAGCGTCACAAAGGATTCTCCTTCTCCAAGTAAAGCTGATTTGCTATCCATCTTTGAACTCCTAAGAAAAGTTTTGACGAATGTGTCCATTTCAAAAGCTGAAAGCTTGTGGCTTATG GCCCTCAAGTTCTTTGCAAACCAGAAGCATATTTTTGAGAAGCTGGTAGATATGTCTCTTTTTTCATTAGCTAAAGATGGTGGCAGTGATAATGGATTTTCCCTTTCTTCTGCTATCATAAATTTTGTTCTTCAGAAGGATGGAATTCAGCATGCAAGGGAGATGTATAAGCG GTTTCTTGCTTTACCGCGTCCTGGTCTTGTTATATACAGAAACTGCATTGAATTGGAATCAAATCTTGCATCTAGTGGTGATAAAGATGGCCTTGTAAACGCCCGGAAGATATATGAATCTGCACTTGCAACTTACGACCAGAACGTGAGCTTGTGGCAAGATTACCATTCGATGGAGATTAAG ATGGGAACATCAGAAACAGCTACTGCTGTCCATTGGCGTGCACGCAAGACTCTAAAAGACACTACCGCGCTCATTGCATCTCCAGATTTATGA
- the LOC133868219 gene encoding glycine-rich cell wall structural protein 1-like, which produces MGVSIELLYMALIFLSVSSTGHGRGAEESSFGGASGSRFDNGGGDNDDDCSHGNWRSCGSFFGRGSRSFGVEGKGVSHGGGFGGGGGGGGGGGGGGSGRGEGYGVGGGVGGNGGGGGGGGGGGSTFGGASGHGSGFGAGVGVGGGAVGGGGGGGEGRGSGGGSGHGSGYGTGAGVGVGGVGQGGGGGDGGGRGGGNGADEGFGHGSGFGAGGGLGSAEGGSGGGGGSGGGFSANGGYGHGAGFGAGFGVGGIGGGGGGGGGGGGGSGGGSSANGGYGHGAGFGAGFGVGGIGGGGGGGGGGVAGAGKDYGGKNGIGIGFGIGIGFGFGIGGGGADDTNANGEP; this is translated from the exons ATGGGTGTGAGCATTGAACTTCTTTACATGGCTCTTATTTTTCTGAGTGTTAGCAGCACTGGTCATGGTAGGGGTGCTGAAGAAAGCAGCTTTGGTGGTGCAAGTGGGTCGAGGTTTGATAATGGCGGTGGTGATAATGATGATGATTGCTCGCATGGAAATTGGAGGAGTTGTGGGAGTTTCTTTGGAAGGGGTAGCAGAAGTTTTGGTGTGGAGGGTAAAGGAGTGAGTCATGGTGGAGGGTttggtggtggaggtggaggaggaggtggtggCGGGGGAGGAGGGTCAGGTCGCGGTGAAGGTTATGGAGTTGGGGGTGGTGTAGGTGgtaatggtggtggtggtggaggaggaggtggtggGGGAAGTACATTTGGTGGAGCGTCTGGTCATGGTAGTGGGTTTGGTGCTGGAGTTGGTGTTGGGGGTGGGGCagttggtggtggtggtggaggtggagaaGGTAGAGGCTCTGGAGGAGGTTCCGGACATGGTAGTGGATATGGCACAGGTGCTGGGGTTGGGGTTGGAGGCGTTGGGCAAGGAGGTGGCGGTGGCGACGGCGGCGGTCGTGGGGGTGGTAATGGTGCCGATGAAGGGTTTGGACATGGTAGTGGTTTTGGTGCAGGAGGTGGTCTAGGTAGTGCTGAAGGAGGAAGTGGCGGCGGCGGTGGAAGTGGTGGCGGTTTTAGTGCCAATGGAGGGTATGGTCATGGTGCAGGCTTTGGTGCAGGTTTTGGTGTTGGCGGCattggaggaggaggtggaggtggaggaggaggtggaggtggaagTGGTGGCGGTTCTAGTGCCAATGGAGGATATGGTCATGGTGCAGGCTTTGGTGCAGGTTTTGGTGTTGGCGGCattggaggaggaggtggaggtggag GTGGGGGTGTAGCTGGCGCTGGCAAAGATTATGGTGGCAAGAATGGGATTGGCATAGGATTCGGCATAGGCATTGGATTTGGGTTTGGTATTGGAGGTGGTGGAGCTGATGACACCAATGCTAATGGTGAACCCTAG
- the LOC133868220 gene encoding glycine-rich protein 23-like has product MVSKQLLLVVLLGALFCAAHARKLASQNGAVNEEKTFFHHFPGYGGGGLGGGAGGGLGGGGGLGGGAGLGGGSGLGGAGGFGGGGGGGGGGGGIGGGSGFGGGAGGGFGSGAGGLGGGGGGGFGGGGGSSGGLLGGGAGGGYGGGTGGGFGGGFP; this is encoded by the coding sequence ATGGTTTCTAAGCAGCTTCTTCTGGTGGTGCTTCTTGGTGCACTTTTTTGCGCCGCCCATGCTAGGAAACTTGCGAGTCAAAATGGTGCAGTTAATGAAGAGAAGACATTCTTCCACCACTTCCCTGGTTATGGTGGTGGTGGGCTAGGAGGTGGTGCTGGTGGTGGTTTGGGTGGCGGGGGTGGCTTGGGCGGTGGAGCTGGACTTGGTGGGGGCTCTGGCTTGGGCGGAGCTGGAGGGTTTGGTGGGGGTggtggtgggggtgggggtgggggtgggatAGGTGGTGGCTCTGGTTTTGGAGGTGGAGCTGGAGGTGGGTTTGGGTCTGGAGCAGGAGGGCTtggaggtggaggtggcggAGGGTTTGGTGGCGGCGGCGGCAGCAGTGGCGGCCTACTTGGTGGTGGGGCAGGTGGTGGATATGGGGGAGGAACTGGTGGAGGGTTTGGAGGTGGATTCCCTTGA
- the LOC133868224 gene encoding putative Myb family transcription factor At1g14600 produces the protein MKRVEGKSSFKGSPSSSLGSEEYPSQPSHMIRVSKQRMDDKLPEISLIRLKSPVVRPYVRSKMPRLRWTPELHHCFVHAVERLGGEDRATPKMVLQIMNVKGLTISHVKSHLQMYRSMKHEQMIQEAAMAAKKNDKGQGIPEASCFSCLERGCCQQNHQEKNKGLVDNHAFWFRSSSAESYCKEELALKSTTSMAAAQWVEKQEVWMSKKVTESLPCQGIIKKAWEEKSNSYIIFKELLRSCATDQGSNEQKRVLPGAAGSKSNHQTLETLTENIERMDDCKISLSSMNSKASGQSLLKLNKKSDVSLELTLA, from the exons ATGAAGAGGGTTGAAGGTAAGAGCTCCTTTAAAGGGTCTCCATCATCTTCTCTTGGCAGTGAAGAATACCCTTCACAGCCATCTCATATGATCAGAGTTTCTAAGCAGCGTATGGATGACAAGTTGCCGGAGATAAGCTTGATTCGCTTGAAGTCGCCCGTAGTTAGGCCGTACGTTCGATCAAAAATGCCTCGGCTTCGGTGGACGCCTGAGCTTCATCACTGCTTCGTCCATGCGGTTGAACGTCTTGGAGGAGAAGACA gagctACTCCAAAGATGGTTTTACAAATAATGAATGTGAAGGGCCTTACCATATCGCACGTAAAGAGCCATCTTCAG ATGTATAGaagcatgaagcatgagcaGATGATACAAG AAGCAGCTATGGCAGCAAAGAAGAATGATAAGGGGCAGGGTATCCCAGAAGCAAGTTGCTTCTCGTGCCTAGAAAGAGGTTGTTGCCAACAAAATCATCAGGAAAAGAACAAGGGATTGGTTGATAACCACGCGTTCTGGTTCAGAAGCAGCAGTGCTGAGAGTTATTGCAAAGAAGAACTTGCTCTCAAGAGTACTACAAGCATGGCAGCCGCCCAATG GGTGGAGAAGCAAGAAGTGTGGATGTCAAAGAAAGTGACGGAGTCATTACCATGCCAAGGTATAATAAAAAAAGCGTGGGAGGAGAAATCAAATTCTTACATCATCTTCAAGGAACTGCTCAGGAGCTGCGCTACTGAtcaa GGGAGCAATGAGCAAAAAAGAGTCTTACCAGGCGCTGCCGGTAGCAAGAGCAATCATCAAACATTGGAAACATTGACAGAGAATATAGAGCGAATGGATGACTGCAAAATCTCTTTATCGTCAATGAACTCAAAAGCGTCCGGCCAGTCATTGTTGAAGCTGAACAAAAAAAGTGATGTCTCTCTTGAGCTCACTCTTGCTTAA